The Setaria italica strain Yugu1 chromosome IX, Setaria_italica_v2.0, whole genome shotgun sequence genome has a window encoding:
- the LOC101783503 gene encoding ABC transporter G family member 11-like, translating to MRKGGAAVGAAMVGREAAVAAVAAELEDSAGKAAGAAAPALSPLSETLWRDRAAAGGVLLGDVSARLAWRDLAVTVALGTGDTQAVLQGLTGHAEPGTITALMGPSGSGKSTLLDALAGRLAANAFLSGTVLLNGRKANLSFGAAAYVTQDDNLIGTLTVRETISYSARLRLPDKMPWEEKQALVEGTIIEMGLQDCADTVVGNWHLRGISGGEKRRVSIALEILMRPRLLFLDEPTSGLDSASAFFVTQTLRGLARDGRTVIASVHQPSSEVFTLFDCLYLLSGGKTVYFGKASEACEFFAQAGFPCPPMRNPSDHFLRCINSDFDKVKATLKGSMKTRFERSDDPLEKITTSEAMRRLINYYQHSQYHINAQQKVDEMARVKGTVLDSGGSQASFAMQAFTLTKRSFINMSRDFGYYWLRLIIYIVVTLCIGTIYLNVGTGYSSILARGACASFVFGFVTFMSIGGFPSFVEDMKVFQRERLNGHYGVLAFVISNTLSAMPFLILITFVSGTLCYFMVRLHPGFMHYLFFVLALYASVTVVESLMMAIASVIPNFLMGIIIGAGIQGIFMLVSGYFRLPHDIPKPFWRYPMSYISFHYWALQGQYQNDLKGLVFDNQDDELPKIPGEYILENVFQIDVNRSKWLDLAVLFSMIVIYRLLFFVMIKISEDVTPWVRGYIARRRVQNRRQRKVELAARSPSLRGYVVDVASLPADHP from the exons ATGAGGAAGGGGGGAGCGGCTGTCGGGGCGGCGAtggtggggagggaggcggcggtcgCGGCGGTGGCTGCGGAGCTGGAGGACTCGGcggggaaggcggcgggggcggcggcgcccgcgctgAGCCCGCTCAGCGAGACGCTGTGGCGGgacagggcggcggcgggcggggtcCTCCTCGGTGACGTGTCGGCGCGACTGGCCTGGCGGGACCTCGCCGTCACCGTCGCGCTCGGCACCGGCGACACGCAGGCCGTGCTGCAGGGCCTCACGGGCCACGCCGAGCCGGGCACCATCACGGCGCTCATGGGGCCCTCCGGCTCCGGCAAGTCCACGCTCCTCGACGCGCTCGCCGGGCGGCTCGCCGCCAACGCCTTCCTCTCCGGGACCGTCCTCCTCAACGGACGCAAGGCCAACCTCTCCTTCGGCGCCGCG GCCTATGTGACGCAAGATGACAACCTTATCGGCACATTGACGGTTCGGGAGACGATCTCATACTCGGCGCGCCTCCGTCTCCCTGACAAGATGCCCTGGGAGGAGAAGCAGGCCCTGGTAGAGGGCACCATCATCGAGATGGGGCTGCAGGACTGTGCCGACACGGTCGTCGGCAACTGGCACCTGAGGGGCATCAGTGGTGGTGAAAAGAGGAGGGTCAGCATTGCCCTTGAGATACTGATGAGGCCCAGGCTGCTCTTCCTGGACGAGCCAACCAGTGGTCTCGATAG CGCTTCAGCATTCTTCGTGACACAGACACTGCGTGGGCTGGCGAGGGACGGCCGGACGGTCATCGCGTCCGTGCATCAGCCGAGCAGTGAGGTGTTCACGCTCTTTGACTGTCTGTATCTTCTATCGGGAGGGAAAACTGTCTACTTTGGGAAGGCCTCTGAGGCTTGTGAG TTCTTCGCCCAAGCTGGTTTCCCGTGCCCACCAATGCGCAACCCCTCGGATCATTTTCTCAGGTGCATAAATTCGGATTTTGATAAGGTGAAGGCCACTCTGAAAGGATCAATGAAGACGAGA TTTGAAAGGTCTGATGATCCGCTCGAGAAAATCACAACTTCGGAGGCAATGAGGAGGCTGATCAACTACTACCAGCACTCACAGTACCACATCAATGCGCAGCAGAAAGTAGATGAGATGGCCCGGGTT AAAGGAACAGTGCTGGACTCAGGAGGGAGCCAAGCTAGTTTCGCAATGCAGGCGTTCACACTCACGAAGCGATCATTCATCAACATGTCAAGGGATTTTGGATACTACTGGTTGAGGCTTATCATCTACATCGTCGTGACACTCTGCATTGGGACTATCTACCTAAATGTTGGCACTGGATACAGCTCCATTCTG GCTCGGGGCGCATGTGCTTCCTTCGTATTTGGCTTTGTCACATTCATGTCGATTGGAGGGTTTCCATCGTTTGTCGAGGACATGAAG GTCTTTCAAAGGGAGAGGCTCAATGGGCACTACGGTGTGCTGGCGTTTGTCATCAGCAACACGCTGTCAGCGATGCCGTTCCTGATCCTGATCACCTTCGTGTCGGGCACGCTGTGCTACTTCATGGTGCGCCTCCACCCGGGCTTCATGCACTACCTCTTCTTCGTCCTGGCCCTCTATGCCAGCGTCACTGTTGTCGAGAGCCTGATGATGGCCATTGCCAGCGTGATCCCCAACTTCCTCATGGGCATCATTATCGGCGCAGGGATTCAG GGCATATTCATGCTTGTATCAGGCTACTTCAGGCTTCCACATGATAtcccaaagcctttctggaggtACCCCATGTCATATATCAGCTTCCACTACTGGGCATtgcag GGCCAGTACCAGAACGATCTCAAGGGCCTGGTGTTCGACAACCAGGACGACGAGCTGCCCAAGATCCCCGGGGAGTACATCCTGGAGAACGTGTTCCAGATCGACGTGAACCGGTCCAAGTGGCTGGACCTGGCCGTGCTGTTCAGCATGATCGTCATCTAccgcctcctcttcttcgtcaTGATCAAGATCAGCGAGGACGTGACCCCCTGGGTGCGCGGCTACAtcgcgcggcggcgggtgcaGAACCGGCGGCAGCGCAAGGTGGAGCTGGCCGCCCGGTCGCCGTCGCTCCGCGGGTACGTGGTGGACGTGGCCAGCCTGCCGGCCGACCACCCCTGA